A single window of Rhodamnia argentea isolate NSW1041297 chromosome 5, ASM2092103v1, whole genome shotgun sequence DNA harbors:
- the LOC125315267 gene encoding YDG domain-containing protein At5g47150-like produces the protein MNGDSLPEKALSPREFVPDEFEKFICHHCGMVNDDVQIFPKEPETSVARDKGPKRKSPDRHEPARVRVMSTLALYREIIRELFLEKTKADKESIFMRRIDLYAAREVKKRVGYVHGTTRFIGEVPGVEVGDQFRYRMELAVVGLHRPPQGGIDYMGSHQDVLATSIVASRDYTDDPTNPNELVYLGQGGTLSYDKRAEDQSLTRGNLALVNSMKRNQPVRVIRKDMGHTFTYDGLYVVDRYRKIPGVRGKIVFEFVLKRLSSQLEILQHKRMKVGSILTFSQVDGDGGGGGQPWTALAASHEPSLTPCIFEVPCGFNVFTSLHRSSVAPPGSKNKRKPLVIIITCDPECSPNPCIIEVPWGSDVVASITASGSDEAALARPRGSSPCSGREV, from the exons ATGAATGGTGATTCTCTCCCAGAGAAGGCCTTGTCGCCTCGAGAATTCGTTCCCGACGAATTTGAGAAATTCATTTGCCACCACTGCGGCATGGTCAACGACGATGTCCAAATATTCCCCAAAGAGCCGGAGACCTCTGTCGCGAGGGACAAAGGTCCTAAGCGTAAGTCTCCGGACAGACATGAGCCAGCCAGAGTGAGAGTGATGTCAACTCTAGCACTATACAGAGAGATTATCCGGGagctttttttggaaaaaacaaaagcggATAAAGAGAGCATCTTCATGAGAAGGATAGACCTTTATGCCGCGAGAGAAGTCAAGAAACGAGTTGGATATGTCCACGGCACAACTCGATTTATCGGAGAAGTTCCAGGAGTGGAAGTGGGAGACCAGTTCCGATACAGGATGGAATTAGCTGTTGTTGGACTCCATCGCCCTCCACAGGGCGGCATCGATTACATGGGATCTCACCAGGACGTCCTAGCCACAAGCATTGTCGCCTCCCGGGATTATACAGATGATCCGACAAATCCAAATGAGCTGGTTTATTTGGGCCAAGGTGGAACGCTTAGTTACGACAAGAGGGCCGAAGATCAGAGTCTTACTCGGGGGAATTTAGCCCTAGTGAATAGCATGAAGAGAAACCAGCCGGTGAGAGTGATCCGTAAAGATATGGGTCACACCTTTACGTACGATGGGCTGTATGTGGTAGACAGGTACCGAAAGATACCCGGAGTTAGGGGAAAGATAGTTTTTGAATTTGTGTTGAAGAGACTGTCGAGCCAACTCGAGATACTCCAACATAAGAGGATGAAA GTGGGCTCAATATTGACATTTTCCCAAGTTGATGgagatggtggtggcggtgggcaACCATGGACGGCGCTCGCGGCTAGCCATGAGCCCTCCCTCACCCCCTGCATTTTCGAGGTGCCTTGCGGCTTCAATGTCTTCACCTCCCTCCATAGGTCGTCCGTCGCCCCTCCCGGTTCCAAGAACAAGCGCAAGCCcctcgtcatcatcatcacatGCGACCCCGAGTGCTCCCCCAATCCTTGCATCATTGAAGTCCCCTGGGGCTCCGATGTGGTTGCCTCCATCACAGCTTCCGGATCTGACGAGGCTGCCCTTGCCAGGCCGCGGGGGTCGAGCCCTTGCTCTGGCCGTGAGGTTTGA